A stretch of Cicer arietinum cultivar CDC Frontier isolate Library 1 chromosome 5, Cicar.CDCFrontier_v2.0, whole genome shotgun sequence DNA encodes these proteins:
- the LOC101491355 gene encoding serine--glyoxylate aminotransferase, with amino-acid sequence MDYVNGPGRNHLFVPGPVNIPDQVIRAMSRNNEDYRSPAIPALTKTLLEDVKKIFKTTSGTPFLFPTXGTGAWESALTNTLSPGDRTVSFLIGQFSLLWIDQQQRLKFNVDVVESEWGKGANLDILESKLASDSAHTIKAICIVHNETATGVTNNLAKVRQILDAYQHPALLLVDGVSSICALDFRMDEWGVDVAITGSQKAXSLPTGIGIVVASPKAIEASKSAKSLRVFFDWSDYLKFYKLGTYWPYTPSIQLLYGLRAALDLIFEEGLDNVIARHSRLGKATRLAVEAWGLKNCTQSEEWYSDTVTAVVVPPYIDSAEIVRRAWKRYNLSLGLGLNKVAGKVFRIGHLGNLNELQLLGCLAGVEMILKDVGYPIKYGSGVAAASAYLQNNIPLIPSRI; translated from the exons ATGGATTATGTCAATGGACCAGGAAGGAACCATCTGTTTGTTCCAGGACCAGTTAACATACCTGATCAGGTCATTCGTGCGATGAGCCGGAACAACGAGGACTATCGCTCTCCTGCGATTCCAGCTCTCACAAAAACTCTACTTGAGGATGTCAAGAAGATTTTCAAGACTACTAGTGGAACACCATTTCTTTTCCCTACNN AAGGGACTGGTGCTTGGGAGAGTGCTCTGACAAACACATTGTCGCCCGGAGATCGTACTGTATCGTTCTTGATTGGCCAATTCAGTTTGCTTTGGATTGATCAGCAGCAACGCCTTAAATTCAATGTTGATGTTGTCGAAAGTGAATGGGGAAAAGGTGCCAATCTTGACATTCTGGAATCAAAACTTGCTTCTGATTCTGCACACACTATAAAGGCTATTTGCATTGTTCATAATGAGACAGCAACTGGTGTCACGAATAACTTGGCCAAAGTGAGACAGATTCTTG ATGCCTACCAGCATCCAGCCCTCCTCCTTGTTGATGGCGTGTCATCCATTTGTGCGCTTGATTTCCGTATGGACGAATGGGGAGTAGATGTGGCCATAACTGGTTCTCAAAAAGCTN TTTCCCTTCCAACTGGGATAGGAATTGTTGTTGCAAGCCCTAAAGCTATTGAGGCTTCAAAATCTGCTAAATCACTTAGAGTTTTCTTTGATTGGAGTGACTACCTCAAATTCTACAAGTTGGGTACCTATTGGCCGTACACTCCTTCCATTCAGCTTCTCTATGGTCTCAGAGCTGCTCTTGATCTCATTTTTGAGGAAGGACTTGATAATGTAATTGCAAGGCACAGTCGTCTGGGTAAAGCAACCAG ACTTGCTGTGGAGGCATGGGGTTTGAAGAATTGCACTCAAAGTGAAGAGTGGTACAGTGACACAGTGACTGCTGTTGTCGTTCCTCCTTACATTGATAGTGCTGAAATTGTTAGAAGGGCATGGAAGAGATACAATTTGAGCTTAGGTTTGGGACTAAACAAAGTTGCTGGCAAGGTTTTCAGAATTGGCCATCTTGGCAACCTCAATGAG TTGCAACTCTTGGGATGTCTTGCTGGTGTGGAGATGATACTGAAAGATGTGGGTTACCCAATAAAGTATGGAAGTGGAGTTGCTGCTGCCAGTGCATATTTACAGAACAATATTCCTCTCATCCCTTCAAGGATTTGA